Proteins from a genomic interval of Heterodontus francisci isolate sHetFra1 chromosome 31, sHetFra1.hap1, whole genome shotgun sequence:
- the rpa2 gene encoding replication protein A 32 kDa subunit isoform X1, which yields MMWNNPGSFDGGYGGFGDTSAGGGGYMQSPGGFGSPAGGSQSDRKNRSRSQQIVPCTVSQLMSATQTEEIFRIGEVELSQVTLVGMIKDAEKAPTNILYKLDDMTAPPMDVRQWVDTDEAGSENIVVPPGSYVKVAGHLRSFQNKKSLVAFKIMTLEDMNELTSHMLEVVQAHLLLNKPQPAVGGSALALHTPMRNEGGMGIYAGGNDTLMNGLTSQQSQVLNLIRNCREQEGMSIDYMRRTLKNMNIVAIKQAVEFLSNEGHIYSTVDEDHFRSTDAE from the exons ATGATGTGGAACAACCCGG GTTCTTTTGATGGTGGCTATGGAGGTTTTGGAGATACTAGTGCAGGAGGTGGGGGCTACATGCAGTCACCTGGAGGATTTGGCTCACCAGCAGGAGGCAGCCAGAGTGATAGAAAAAAT AGATCACGGTCCCAGCAAATAGTTCCTTGTACAGTGTCACAGCTAATGTCTGCTACTCAAACAGAGGAAATTTTCAGAATTGGAGAGGTGGAGTTGTCTCAG GTAACTCTGGTTGGCATGATCAAAGATGCAGAGAAAGCCCCAACAAATATACTGTACAAGTTGGATGATATGACAGCACCCCCAATGGATGTAAGACAGTGGGTGGATACTGAT GAAGCTGGAAGTGAGAATATTGTGGTTCCCCCAGGCAGCTATGTAAAAGTAGCTGGCCATCTCCGATCATTCCAG AACAAGAAGAGCTTGGTAGCCTTCAAGATCATGACTTTGGAAGACATGAATGAGTTGACATCACACATGTTGGAGGTGGTACAGGCTCACTTGTTGCTGAACAAACCACAG CCTGCAGTTGGAGGATCTGCtctagctttgcataccccaatgCGAAATGAAGGTGGAATGGGGATATATGCAGGTGGTAATGATACACTGATGAATGGACTAACAAGTCAACAAAGTCAG GTACTGAACTTGATTCGAAATTGTCGAGAACAGGAAGGCATGAGCATCGACTACATGAGGAGAACGCTGAAGAATATGAATATTGTTGCCATCAA GCAAGCGGTGGAATTCCTGAGCAATGAAGGACACATCTATTCTACGGTAGATGAGGATCACTTCAGGTCAACAGATGCTGAATAA
- the rpa2 gene encoding replication protein A 32 kDa subunit isoform X2 codes for MQSPGGFGSPAGGSQSDRKNRSRSQQIVPCTVSQLMSATQTEEIFRIGEVELSQVTLVGMIKDAEKAPTNILYKLDDMTAPPMDVRQWVDTDEAGSENIVVPPGSYVKVAGHLRSFQNKKSLVAFKIMTLEDMNELTSHMLEVVQAHLLLNKPQPAVGGSALALHTPMRNEGGMGIYAGGNDTLMNGLTSQQSQVLNLIRNCREQEGMSIDYMRRTLKNMNIVAIKQAVEFLSNEGHIYSTVDEDHFRSTDAE; via the exons ATGCAGTCACCTGGAGGATTTGGCTCACCAGCAGGAGGCAGCCAGAGTGATAGAAAAAAT AGATCACGGTCCCAGCAAATAGTTCCTTGTACAGTGTCACAGCTAATGTCTGCTACTCAAACAGAGGAAATTTTCAGAATTGGAGAGGTGGAGTTGTCTCAG GTAACTCTGGTTGGCATGATCAAAGATGCAGAGAAAGCCCCAACAAATATACTGTACAAGTTGGATGATATGACAGCACCCCCAATGGATGTAAGACAGTGGGTGGATACTGAT GAAGCTGGAAGTGAGAATATTGTGGTTCCCCCAGGCAGCTATGTAAAAGTAGCTGGCCATCTCCGATCATTCCAG AACAAGAAGAGCTTGGTAGCCTTCAAGATCATGACTTTGGAAGACATGAATGAGTTGACATCACACATGTTGGAGGTGGTACAGGCTCACTTGTTGCTGAACAAACCACAG CCTGCAGTTGGAGGATCTGCtctagctttgcataccccaatgCGAAATGAAGGTGGAATGGGGATATATGCAGGTGGTAATGATACACTGATGAATGGACTAACAAGTCAACAAAGTCAG GTACTGAACTTGATTCGAAATTGTCGAGAACAGGAAGGCATGAGCATCGACTACATGAGGAGAACGCTGAAGAATATGAATATTGTTGCCATCAA GCAAGCGGTGGAATTCCTGAGCAATGAAGGACACATCTATTCTACGGTAGATGAGGATCACTTCAGGTCAACAGATGCTGAATAA